A genomic region of Chryseobacterium sp. KACC 21268 contains the following coding sequences:
- the thiL gene encoding thiamine-phosphate kinase, producing MLEDKSQELTPISKLGEFGLIKHLTENFPIVQNSTKLSIGDDAAIIDAEGQKVVVSTDMLAEGVHFNLGYVPLKHLGYKSVVVNLSDIAAMNATPTQILVSVAVSSRFPVEALEEIYDGISLACNRYKIDLVGGDTTSSNAGLVISITAIGLEKEENIVKRSGAKPNDLLVVTGDLGGAYLGLQILEREHSVFLANPNMQPEMEGFDYILERQLKPEARTDIKKKLEELDILPTSMIDVSDGLASEVLHLSDQSKVGFNVYEEKIPMDETTIHTADDLNLNPAMAALNGGEDYELLFTISPNDFDKIKNHPDFTIIGHATENNKGNFLIARGSNQLIPLTAQGWDAFLNKE from the coding sequence ATGCTCGAAGATAAATCACAAGAACTCACGCCCATTTCCAAATTGGGAGAATTTGGTTTGATAAAACATTTGACGGAAAATTTCCCAATTGTTCAGAATTCTACAAAACTTTCCATCGGCGACGATGCGGCGATTATTGATGCGGAAGGTCAAAAAGTTGTTGTTTCCACGGATATGTTGGCGGAAGGTGTTCATTTCAATTTAGGCTATGTCCCATTGAAACATTTGGGTTATAAATCTGTTGTTGTCAACCTTAGCGATATTGCCGCAATGAATGCAACGCCGACTCAAATCTTGGTTTCCGTTGCTGTTTCCAGTCGTTTTCCAGTGGAAGCCTTGGAGGAAATCTATGACGGAATATCTTTGGCTTGCAACAGGTACAAAATTGACTTAGTTGGCGGAGATACAACAAGTTCCAACGCTGGTTTGGTGATAAGCATCACAGCCATTGGACTTGAAAAAGAAGAAAATATTGTCAAAAGAAGTGGCGCAAAACCAAATGACCTTTTGGTGGTTACCGGAGATTTGGGAGGCGCTTATCTTGGACTGCAGATTTTGGAAAGAGAACATTCGGTTTTTCTGGCAAATCCAAATATGCAACCCGAAATGGAAGGATTTGATTACATCTTAGAAAGACAATTGAAACCAGAAGCGAGAACGGATATCAAGAAAAAATTAGAAGAACTGGATATTTTACCAACATCTATGATCGATGTTTCAGACGGTTTGGCTTCGGAAGTTCTTCATTTGTCGGATCAGTCGAAAGTGGGTTTCAATGTTTATGAAGAGAAAATCCCGATGGACGAAACTACGATTCATACAGCTGATGACCTCAACTTGAATCCTGCAATGGCTGCTTTAAACGGTGGTGAGGATTATGAACTATTGTTCACGATCTCTCCTAATGATTTCGATAAAATCAAGAATCATCCAGACTTTACAATTATTGGTCACGCAACTGAAAACAACAAAGGAAATTTCCTGATCGCCAGAGGTTCCAACCAACTGATTCCTTTGACAGCACAAGGCTGGGACGCGTTCCTAAACAAAGAATAA
- a CDS encoding M48 family metallopeptidase, which produces MKIVKISTLLLAGLGITACVTNPVTGRSSIQIANNSEIATAAATEYRSTLSSAKVVTGTTDANRIKNIGGKIKNAAYAYYKSIGRESDLANYSWEFNLIQDPQLNAWCMPGGKVAFYTGIMPICKDDNGVAVVMGHEVSHALAGHGNERISQAMLAQYGGGLIGGSISNSQWAGVFEKVYPIGAQVGLMAYGRKQELEADKMGLYLMAMAGYDPRTSTSFWQRMQAASTGGRNPEFLSTHPNPENRIADLNADMPKALEYYKAAGGKL; this is translated from the coding sequence ATGAAAATTGTAAAAATTTCAACACTTCTATTAGCTGGTCTGGGAATTACGGCTTGCGTGACCAATCCGGTTACAGGAAGGTCATCTATACAAATTGCCAACAATAGCGAAATTGCTACTGCTGCCGCGACTGAATATAGAAGCACACTTTCCAGTGCAAAAGTTGTAACAGGAACTACAGATGCCAATAGAATTAAAAATATTGGTGGCAAAATCAAAAATGCTGCCTATGCATATTACAAATCTATTGGGAGAGAGTCAGATTTAGCTAATTATAGCTGGGAATTTAACTTAATCCAAGATCCGCAGCTTAACGCTTGGTGTATGCCAGGCGGAAAAGTAGCTTTTTATACAGGTATAATGCCTATTTGTAAAGATGATAATGGCGTTGCAGTAGTAATGGGACACGAAGTATCTCACGCTTTGGCGGGCCACGGAAACGAAAGAATTTCGCAGGCTATGCTTGCGCAGTATGGTGGAGGTTTAATAGGTGGATCAATATCAAATAGTCAATGGGCAGGAGTTTTCGAGAAAGTTTATCCAATTGGCGCCCAGGTCGGATTGATGGCTTATGGTAGAAAACAGGAGTTAGAAGCCGATAAAATGGGACTTTACCTAATGGCAATGGCAGGCTACGATCCACGAACATCTACATCATTTTGGCAAAGAATGCAAGCTGCATCTACCGGCGGAAGAAATCCAGAATTTCTTTCTACGCACCCAAATCCTGAAAACAGAATTGCCGATCTAAACGCTGATATGCCAAAAGCTTTGGAATATTACAAAGCGGCTGGAGGTAAACTATAA
- a CDS encoding AraC family transcriptional regulator codes for MKVILEHISPDENSSFKVLHIKDIPISELNWKYHYHPEFEIVCVLKGKGTRHVGYHKSHFEDGALALIGSNIPHSGLGLNATDPHEEIVILFKEEILSLPEGETDSNSIKKLLEMSRYGVLFSSEVKKQIIPKLEVITKAEGYTRYLLLLDLLFELSKTDDYELLNTEIMPYTIVSRNRVRLEAVFTYVENGYQNEVDIQQAADLANLTKPAFCNFFKKATSLTFVEFVNRYRIDKACILLSQEKSIAESCYATGFNNITYFNKIFKKYTKTTPGQFIRSL; via the coding sequence ATGAAAGTAATTCTAGAACATATTTCTCCCGACGAGAATAGCTCCTTCAAAGTATTGCACATCAAAGATATTCCAATCTCGGAATTGAATTGGAAATACCACTATCATCCTGAATTTGAGATTGTTTGCGTGCTAAAAGGCAAAGGAACAAGACACGTTGGCTACCACAAAAGTCATTTCGAAGATGGTGCTTTGGCTTTGATTGGTTCTAATATTCCCCATTCCGGACTTGGTCTCAATGCAACCGATCCACACGAAGAAATCGTAATTTTGTTTAAGGAAGAGATTCTTTCGTTGCCAGAAGGTGAGACGGACAGTAATTCGATCAAGAAACTCTTGGAGATGTCTCGCTACGGTGTTCTCTTTTCTTCTGAGGTCAAGAAACAAATTATTCCAAAACTAGAAGTGATTACCAAAGCAGAAGGCTACACAAGATATCTTTTGCTCTTAGATCTTCTTTTTGAACTTTCCAAAACAGATGACTATGAGCTCCTGAATACCGAAATAATGCCTTACACAATTGTTTCCCGAAACAGAGTGAGATTGGAAGCTGTTTTTACTTATGTTGAGAATGGTTATCAAAATGAGGTTGATATTCAGCAAGCGGCCGATCTTGCTAATTTGACCAAACCGGCTTTCTGTAATTTTTTCAAAAAAGCAACGTCCCTCACTTTTGTTGAATTCGTGAACAGATACAGGATCGATAAAGCCTGCATCCTGCTTTCACAAGAAAAAAGCATAGCAGAAAGCTGCTATGCTACAGGTTTTAATAATATTACTTATTTCAATAAAATCTTTAAGAAATATACCAAGACGACGCCTGGTCAATTCATCCGAAGTCTTTAA
- a CDS encoding outer membrane beta-barrel protein, protein MKKLISTLAIFLGAMAYSQVTFGLRTNVLLDTSSASWENFKGAVNTAVDTKGSNSTGFNVGLAAKVDFPVSGWFVMPEIYYTSFKKSVETTGDVEIEAKSNRIDVPVLLGHNFLLGKLAAFVGPVASYNLSTDNTYADFKENGTKEFTVGYQIGAQATLSKFVLNARYEGAFSKDTRKFINAGAGIAGSETEIRYDNRPSMFILGIGYNFK, encoded by the coding sequence ATGAAAAAACTAATTAGTACACTTGCCATATTCCTAGGAGCAATGGCTTATTCGCAAGTAACATTTGGATTGAGAACCAATGTCCTACTAGACACATCGTCTGCAAGTTGGGAAAATTTTAAAGGAGCTGTAAATACTGCTGTAGATACAAAAGGTAGCAATTCCACAGGTTTTAACGTAGGTCTAGCTGCAAAAGTGGACTTTCCTGTGAGTGGATGGTTCGTAATGCCAGAGATCTATTACACCTCTTTCAAAAAAAGTGTTGAAACAACAGGTGATGTAGAAATAGAAGCGAAAAGCAATAGAATAGACGTTCCGGTTTTATTAGGACATAACTTCCTTTTAGGAAAATTAGCTGCTTTTGTTGGTCCGGTTGCATCATATAACCTTTCTACAGATAATACCTATGCTGACTTCAAAGAAAATGGCACAAAAGAGTTTACTGTTGGTTACCAAATAGGTGCGCAGGCAACACTGTCCAAATTTGTACTTAATGCAAGATACGAAGGGGCTTTCTCTAAAGATACCAGAAAGTTCATCAACGCTGGAGCAGGAATTGCTGGAAGCGAAACAGAGATCAGATATGACAACCGTCCAAGTATGTTCATCTTAGGTATCGGTTATAACTTCAAATAG
- a CDS encoding ATP-binding cassette domain-containing protein, which translates to MIEVKELRKSFNNEVEVLKGITTSFETGKVNLIIGQSGSGKTVFLKSLLNVYEPSSGAILFDGRDIVTMSREEKQILRSEIGTVFQGSALFDSMTVEENISFPLDMFTNLTYREKKRKVLEVIGRVNLDKANKKYPSEISGGMQKRVAIARAIVNNPKYLFCDEPNSGLDPYTSNVIDDLLLEITREYNTTTIINTHDMNSVMTIGEKILYLRLGIKEWEGDKNMLTTAKNKNLIDFVYSSELFKQLREFMLENDQTSLINDKPEDNNEKTN; encoded by the coding sequence ATGATAGAAGTTAAAGAATTAAGAAAAAGCTTCAATAATGAAGTTGAGGTATTGAAAGGCATTACGACCTCTTTCGAAACCGGTAAGGTCAATCTTATCATTGGGCAAAGTGGATCCGGAAAAACAGTTTTTCTGAAGTCTCTCCTCAATGTTTATGAGCCATCCAGTGGCGCAATCTTATTTGATGGACGAGATATTGTGACAATGTCCAGAGAAGAAAAGCAGATTCTTCGCTCGGAAATTGGAACCGTTTTCCAGGGAAGTGCTCTCTTCGATTCTATGACGGTTGAGGAAAATATCAGTTTCCCATTGGATATGTTTACCAATCTGACTTACCGTGAGAAGAAAAGAAAAGTTCTGGAAGTAATTGGCCGCGTAAACCTGGATAAGGCAAACAAAAAATATCCTTCCGAAATCTCCGGAGGAATGCAGAAAAGAGTTGCCATTGCAAGAGCAATCGTAAATAATCCGAAATATCTGTTCTGTGACGAGCCGAATTCCGGATTGGATCCTTATACATCAAACGTTATTGATGACCTTCTTTTGGAAATCACAAGAGAGTACAACACAACCACCATTATCAATACCCACGATATGAATTCTGTAATGACAATCGGGGAGAAGATCCTTTACCTGAGATTAGGAATCAAAGAATGGGAAGGTGACAAAAATATGCTGACCACAGCAAAGAATAAAAACCTTATAGACTTCGTTTATTCCTCAGAACTGTTCAAGCAGCTGAGAGAATTTATGTTGGAAAATGATCAAACAAGTTTAATTAATGATAAACCAGAAGACAACAATGAAAAAACTAATTAG
- a CDS encoding ABC transporter permease, which produces MLKRLFTSIGEYFILLGKAISKPQKRNVYLKLLVREFYDLGVNSFGLVLFTSFFVGAVVAIQMFNNFSASSFPIPNSFVGYATKTVLILEFSPTIISVILAGKVGSYIASSIGTMRVTEQIDALDIMGVNSPNFLILPKIVASVVFNPILIAISIVVGIWGGYIAGLATGSWTKADYITGIQMYMPSYFIWYAFLKTAVFAFLIATIPAYFGYNVKGGSLEVGRASTQAVVWTMISVIIMNLLLTQMLLS; this is translated from the coding sequence ATGTTAAAACGACTATTTACTTCCATCGGGGAATATTTTATACTGTTGGGCAAAGCTATCAGCAAACCGCAGAAAAGAAATGTATACCTGAAACTCCTTGTAAGAGAATTCTATGATCTTGGTGTTAATTCCTTTGGATTGGTATTGTTTACTTCATTTTTTGTGGGTGCAGTTGTAGCCATCCAGATGTTTAATAATTTCAGTGCATCATCATTTCCTATTCCAAATAGTTTTGTAGGGTATGCTACAAAAACGGTCTTAATATTAGAATTTTCTCCCACCATTATCTCCGTAATTCTCGCAGGGAAAGTGGGTTCTTATATTGCCTCCAGTATCGGAACAATGCGTGTTACAGAACAAATTGATGCGCTTGATATTATGGGCGTCAATTCTCCAAACTTTTTGATTTTACCCAAGATTGTAGCCAGTGTGGTCTTCAATCCGATCCTTATTGCAATCAGTATTGTAGTGGGAATATGGGGTGGATATATTGCCGGACTGGCGACAGGCAGCTGGACAAAGGCAGATTACATCACAGGAATCCAAATGTACATGCCGTCTTACTTTATTTGGTATGCCTTTCTGAAAACTGCAGTATTTGCATTTTTGATAGCGACAATTCCAGCCTATTTTGGATATAATGTCAAAGGCGGATCTCTGGAAGTTGGACGTGCCAGTACACAAGCCGTAGTTTGGACAATGATTTCCGTAATTATTATGAATTTACTATTAACCCAGATGTTACTCAGCTAA
- a CDS encoding 7-carboxy-7-deazaguanine synthase QueE: MTKEQEDILLKEGKMLPVMEHFYTIQGEGFHAGKAAYFIRLGGCDVGCHWCDVKESWDPTLHPLMNTEEIAETAAKICKTIVLTGGEPLMWNLDILTSKLKELGCTIHIETSGAYPMSGHLDWITLSPKKTGLPLADIYNVASELKMIIFNQNDFKFAEEQGNKVNANCELYLQSEWSKRDAMYPKITDFILENPRWRSSIQTHKYLNIP, from the coding sequence ATGACTAAAGAACAAGAAGACATATTATTAAAAGAAGGTAAAATGCTCCCAGTGATGGAGCATTTTTACACTATTCAGGGAGAGGGATTTCACGCTGGGAAAGCGGCTTACTTCATTCGCTTAGGCGGATGCGATGTTGGCTGCCATTGGTGTGATGTCAAGGAAAGCTGGGACCCGACACTTCACCCATTGATGAATACGGAAGAGATCGCAGAAACTGCCGCAAAAATTTGCAAAACCATTGTTCTGACAGGAGGCGAACCATTGATGTGGAATCTCGATATTTTAACTTCAAAGCTAAAAGAATTGGGTTGTACAATCCATATCGAAACTTCCGGCGCTTATCCGATGAGCGGACATCTCGACTGGATCACGCTTTCTCCAAAGAAAACCGGACTTCCTTTAGCAGATATCTATAATGTTGCCAGCGAATTGAAGATGATCATCTTTAATCAGAATGATTTCAAATTTGCTGAAGAGCAAGGCAACAAGGTCAATGCAAACTGCGAACTCTACCTTCAAAGTGAGTGGAGCAAGCGTGATGCGATGTATCCGAAGATCACAGATTTCATCCTGGAAAATCCTAGATGGAGATCTTCCATCCAAACGCATAAGTATCTGAATATTCCTTAA
- a CDS encoding bifunctional 5,10-methylenetetrahydrofolate dehydrogenase/5,10-methenyltetrahydrofolate cyclohydrolase has product MAQILDGLKVSKEVKAEIKEEVEKILGNNRRAPHLVAILVGNNGASKAYVNSKVKDCEEVGFQSSLIKFPSTVSESELLEKIDELNKSKAVDGFIVQLPLPKQIDQEKIIMAIDPRKDVDGFHPENFGKMALEMDTFLPATPFGILTLLERYNIETKGKDCVIIGRSRIVGKPMSILMGRKDFPGNSTVTLTHSYTEKIEEYTKKADIVITALGDPNFLKGDMIKKGAVIVDVGITRVEDESEKGYHLAGDVDFDSCAEKADWITPVPGGVGPMTRAMLMKNTIIAYKTSVYND; this is encoded by the coding sequence ATGGCACAAATTCTAGACGGACTCAAAGTCTCAAAAGAGGTAAAAGCTGAAATCAAAGAAGAGGTTGAAAAAATCCTTGGCAACAATAGAAGAGCACCACATTTGGTAGCAATTCTTGTTGGAAATAATGGCGCAAGTAAGGCTTATGTGAACAGCAAAGTGAAAGATTGTGAGGAAGTTGGATTCCAATCTTCATTGATCAAGTTTCCAAGCACGGTTTCTGAATCAGAATTATTGGAAAAGATTGATGAGCTTAATAAATCAAAAGCAGTTGACGGATTCATCGTTCAGTTGCCGCTGCCAAAGCAGATCGATCAGGAAAAGATCATTATGGCAATCGATCCAAGAAAAGATGTAGATGGATTCCATCCAGAGAATTTCGGGAAAATGGCTTTGGAAATGGACACTTTTCTACCAGCTACACCATTTGGAATTTTGACCTTATTGGAAAGATACAATATCGAAACAAAAGGTAAAGACTGTGTAATCATCGGAAGAAGCCGCATTGTTGGGAAGCCAATGAGCATCCTGATGGGAAGAAAAGATTTTCCGGGAAATTCTACGGTAACGCTTACACACTCTTACACAGAGAAAATAGAGGAATATACAAAAAAGGCAGATATTGTGATCACAGCTTTGGGCGATCCTAATTTCCTGAAAGGAGATATGATCAAAAAAGGCGCGGTGATCGTAGATGTTGGGATTACCCGTGTAGAAGATGAGTCCGAAAAAGGCTATCATCTTGCTGGTGATGTAGATTTTGACAGCTGCGCAGAAAAAGCAGATTGGATAACGCCTGTTCCCGGTGGAGTAGGACCAATGACGCGCGCAATGCTGATGAAAAACACCATCATTGCCTATAAAACTTCGGTTTATAATGACTAA
- the pgi gene encoding glucose-6-phosphate isomerase → MLPKINPLNTSAWKALNDHFANNDFELRTLFQYNENRFKELSLETENYLFDYSKNLADSRTIELLLDLANETELKSAIKSMFAGDKINETEGRAVLHTALRDFSDKEILVDGENIKPGIKKVLDHMKAFSESIISGSHKGFTGKEITDVVNVGIGGSDLGPVMVCSALKHFKTRLKVHFVSNVDGNHMAEVVKDLNPETTLFIIASKTFTTQETMTNAKSAKDWFLKSGATEADVAKHFVALSTNIQSVKAFGIAEENIFEFWDWVGGRYSLWSAIGLSIVLSVGYENFEQLLRGAHETDVHFQTTELDKNVPVLMGLLGIWYRNFFAAGTYAILPYSQYLDRFAAYLQQGDMESNGKSVDRNGEFVEYETGPIIWGEPGTNGQHAFYQLIHQGTELIPADFIAYAKSVNEVGEHQDILLANYFAQTEALAFGKTEDEVFNELKSSGKSEEETEFLLPYKVFAGNTPTNSFLFKELTPFTLGQLIALYEHKIFVQGAIWNVFSFDQFGVELGKVLAGKILPELENEGKVETHDSSTNGLINYYKGNK, encoded by the coding sequence ATGTTACCAAAAATAAATCCGCTTAATACTTCCGCCTGGAAAGCTCTTAATGACCACTTTGCAAACAACGATTTCGAACTGAGAACACTTTTTCAGTACAACGAAAATCGTTTCAAAGAATTATCATTAGAGACAGAAAATTATCTTTTCGATTATTCCAAAAACCTAGCAGATTCCAGAACCATCGAATTGTTGCTGGACTTGGCAAATGAAACCGAATTGAAATCGGCGATCAAAAGTATGTTCGCGGGAGACAAGATCAATGAGACGGAAGGCAGAGCAGTGCTTCACACAGCATTGAGAGATTTTTCTGATAAAGAGATTTTGGTAGACGGCGAAAACATCAAACCCGGCATCAAAAAGGTTTTGGATCATATGAAAGCTTTTTCGGAAAGCATTATTTCCGGTTCTCACAAAGGTTTTACAGGAAAAGAAATCACAGATGTTGTGAATGTAGGAATTGGAGGTTCAGACCTTGGACCAGTGATGGTTTGCTCTGCATTGAAGCATTTCAAAACAAGATTGAAGGTTCATTTCGTTTCGAATGTTGATGGTAATCACATGGCTGAGGTGGTGAAAGACCTTAACCCAGAAACCACACTTTTCATCATCGCTTCCAAAACATTTACGACTCAGGAAACAATGACGAATGCCAAATCTGCAAAAGATTGGTTCCTAAAATCTGGCGCAACTGAAGCCGATGTTGCGAAACATTTTGTAGCTTTATCAACTAATATTCAGTCGGTTAAAGCGTTCGGGATTGCGGAAGAGAACATCTTCGAATTCTGGGATTGGGTTGGCGGTCGTTACTCACTTTGGAGTGCGATTGGATTGAGCATAGTTTTGTCCGTTGGTTATGAAAACTTCGAACAATTGTTGAGAGGTGCTCACGAAACAGACGTTCATTTCCAAACTACGGAATTAGATAAAAACGTTCCCGTTTTGATGGGACTTTTAGGAATTTGGTACCGTAACTTCTTCGCCGCTGGAACTTATGCGATTTTGCCTTACTCTCAATATCTTGACCGTTTTGCAGCGTATCTTCAGCAAGGTGATATGGAAAGCAACGGAAAATCGGTGGACAGAAATGGCGAATTTGTAGAGTATGAAACTGGACCAATCATCTGGGGAGAACCTGGCACTAATGGTCAGCACGCATTCTATCAATTGATTCACCAAGGAACAGAATTGATTCCGGCAGATTTCATCGCTTATGCAAAATCTGTGAATGAAGTTGGTGAACATCAGGATATTTTATTGGCGAATTATTTTGCACAGACAGAAGCTTTGGCTTTTGGGAAAACAGAAGATGAGGTTTTCAATGAATTAAAATCATCTGGAAAATCTGAAGAAGAAACAGAATTCCTATTGCCATACAAAGTTTTTGCAGGAAACACGCCAACTAATTCATTCTTATTCAAAGAATTGACACCGTTTACATTAGGACAACTCATTGCTTTGTACGAACACAAGATTTTCGTTCAAGGTGCCATCTGGAATGTTTTCAGTTTTGACCAGTTCGGCGTTGAATTAGGAAAAGTATTGGCAGGAAAGATCCTTCCGGAACTGGAGAACGAAGGCAAAGTGGAAACGCACGACAGTTCTACAAATGGACTGATTAATTATTATAAAGGAAATAAGTAA
- a CDS encoding cytochrome ubiquinol oxidase subunit I, giving the protein MDDFMAARSQMAMSLGFHIIFSCVGMVMPFLMAFSHYKYLTTKDEVYKGLTKAWSKGVAILFATGAVSGTMLSFELGLLWPKFMEHAGPIFGMPFSLEGTAFFIEAIAIGFFLYGWEKFNKWFHWFCGVVVGVSGLASGILVVAANAWMNSPAGFDYINGQYLNIDPIKAMFNEAWFPQAFHMTVAAFAATGFAVAGIHALMILKKRNISFHTKAFRISAGFAIFGALLAPISGDVAAKSVAKRQPIKLAAMEAHFETEKGASFVIGGIPDEENEQIKYAIKVPKVLSFLAWGDFDAEVKGLKDFPKDEWPPVAVVHYAFQIMIFFGSVMMGIGALYLIASFWKKNWLTKSWFLKIFVAAIPFGYIALEAGWTVTEVGRQPWIIYGIMRTIDAVTPMPGIQYSFYFFTLVFLSLSLIIVFLLLRQIKMVPKLYDPTDPNYNPKTK; this is encoded by the coding sequence ATGGATGATTTTATGGCTGCCCGATCGCAGATGGCGATGTCACTTGGTTTCCACATTATATTCTCCTGTGTTGGGATGGTAATGCCTTTCCTAATGGCTTTTTCCCATTACAAATACCTTACGACCAAAGATGAAGTTTACAAAGGCCTCACAAAAGCATGGAGCAAAGGCGTTGCAATTCTCTTCGCAACCGGAGCAGTTTCCGGGACGATGCTGTCTTTTGAACTCGGATTGCTCTGGCCAAAGTTTATGGAGCACGCAGGTCCTATATTTGGGATGCCTTTTTCATTAGAAGGAACAGCGTTTTTCATTGAAGCGATTGCGATTGGATTTTTTCTTTACGGATGGGAAAAATTCAACAAGTGGTTTCATTGGTTTTGTGGCGTCGTGGTTGGCGTGAGCGGATTAGCTTCCGGAATTCTGGTTGTAGCAGCCAATGCATGGATGAACAGTCCGGCTGGTTTTGATTATATTAATGGACAATATCTGAATATCGACCCCATAAAAGCGATGTTCAACGAAGCATGGTTTCCCCAGGCTTTCCATATGACTGTTGCAGCTTTTGCAGCGACCGGATTCGCAGTTGCCGGTATTCACGCTTTGATGATCCTCAAAAAAAGAAATATCAGCTTTCATACAAAAGCGTTTAGGATTTCTGCAGGATTTGCCATATTCGGAGCGTTGCTGGCACCAATAAGTGGTGATGTTGCAGCGAAATCTGTTGCCAAAAGACAACCCATCAAATTAGCAGCAATGGAAGCGCACTTCGAAACCGAAAAAGGTGCAAGCTTCGTGATTGGTGGAATTCCTGACGAAGAAAATGAACAAATAAAATACGCAATCAAAGTTCCGAAAGTCTTGAGTTTCCTGGCTTGGGGCGACTTCGATGCGGAAGTAAAAGGTCTTAAAGATTTTCCTAAAGATGAATGGCCGCCCGTCGCAGTGGTGCATTATGCTTTTCAGATCATGATATTTTTTGGAAGTGTGATGATGGGAATTGGCGCACTTTATCTGATTGCGAGTTTTTGGAAGAAGAATTGGCTGACTAAATCCTGGTTTCTAAAGATCTTCGTAGCAGCAATTCCTTTTGGTTACATTGCTCTGGAAGCTGGCTGGACGGTGACGGAAGTTGGCAGACAACCTTGGATCATCTACGGAATCATGAGAACCATTGACGCTGTGACGCCAATGCCGGGAATCCAATATTCGTTTTACTTTTTCACATTGGTTTTCCTTTCGTTGTCATTAATTATTGTTTTTCTTTTATTAAGACAAATCAAAATGGTTCCGAAACTTTACGACCCGACTGATCCTAATTATAATCCTAAAACCAAATAA
- a CDS encoding cytochrome d ubiquinol oxidase subunit II: MIYVVIAFLWVSICLYIITGGADFGAGIIELFSRKSYRDKTRSIMLKSIAPIWEANHMWLIIAIVILFVGFPTIYTTVSTYLHIPLVLMLVGIIARGTAFTFRNYDAVHDSWQKLYTQIFFYSSLLTPFFLGMIAAATISGSIDTDAKDFLNLYIFSWLNWFGACVGFFTVALCAYLASLFSLHQARFNEDSLPIMIRKTRQTAFYVVVTGILVFVSAYFSGIPLLTWIFSKALGIIAITLATISLLFTNDAIKKSKFLLARALGGFQIIMILVAATYQHNPDIILFANGSSLSLFDESAAPKTISALAWALLLGSVFILPFLFYLLFSFGEKEK, translated from the coding sequence ATGATCTACGTTGTAATTGCATTTCTTTGGGTTTCGATCTGTTTGTACATCATCACTGGTGGTGCGGACTTCGGCGCTGGCATTATCGAATTATTCTCCCGCAAGTCGTATCGGGACAAGACAAGATCTATCATGTTGAAATCGATTGCGCCAATTTGGGAAGCCAATCACATGTGGCTGATCATTGCGATTGTAATTCTTTTTGTTGGTTTTCCCACAATTTACACCACGGTTTCAACTTATCTTCATATTCCTTTGGTATTGATGTTGGTCGGAATCATAGCAAGAGGAACAGCCTTCACCTTCAGAAATTATGATGCGGTGCATGATAGCTGGCAAAAACTTTACACACAGATATTTTTTTATTCCAGTCTGTTGACGCCTTTCTTTTTAGGAATGATTGCTGCAGCCACCATCTCCGGATCAATTGATACAGATGCAAAAGATTTTCTCAATCTTTATATTTTCAGTTGGCTGAATTGGTTTGGCGCATGTGTTGGCTTTTTTACGGTGGCGCTTTGTGCATATCTGGCATCGTTGTTTTCACTTCATCAGGCAAGATTTAATGAGGATTCCTTGCCAATTATGATTCGTAAAACCCGGCAGACCGCTTTCTATGTTGTAGTTACTGGTATTTTAGTTTTTGTAAGTGCTTACTTTTCCGGCATTCCGCTATTGACCTGGATATTTTCAAAGGCATTAGGAATTATTGCAATCACATTGGCAACCATCAGTTTATTATTTACAAATGATGCTATTAAAAAAAGTAAATTTTTGCTCGCAAGAGCTCTTGGTGGTTTTCAAATCATTATGATCCTTGTAGCAGCTACTTACCAGCACAATCCTGATATTATCCTTTTTGCCAATGGCAGTTCATTATCTTTATTTGATGAAAGTGCGGCTCCGAAAACCATTTCAGCATTGGCTTGGGCTTTGCTTTTGGGAAGTGTTTTTATATTACCATTTCTTTTTTATCTGCTGTTTTCATTTGGAGAAAAAGAGAAATAA